One Paraburkholderia agricolaris DNA segment encodes these proteins:
- the kdsA gene encoding 3-deoxy-8-phosphooctulonate synthase has protein sequence MNINIAPGVTLGNTLPFVLFGGLNVLESLDFTLDVCEKYVEVTHKLNVPFVFKASFDKANRSSMHSYRGVGLDEGLEILSAVKQRFGVPVITDVHEVAQARPVADVADVLQVPAFLARQTDLVVAIAGTGKPVNVKKPQFMSPSQIKHVVAKCNEAGNRQVILCERGSSFGYDNLVVDMLGFREMRDASDNCPVIFDVTHSLQRRDPASEASGGRRRQVVDLARAGMAVGLAGLFLEAHPDPDRARCDGPSALPLHLLEAFLSQIKAIDDLVKSQPVLDIQ, from the coding sequence CGTACTCTTCGGCGGCCTGAATGTACTCGAAAGCCTCGATTTCACGCTGGACGTGTGTGAGAAGTATGTCGAAGTCACGCATAAGCTGAACGTGCCGTTCGTATTCAAGGCCTCGTTCGACAAGGCGAACCGCTCATCGATGCATTCGTATCGCGGGGTTGGGCTGGATGAAGGGCTCGAGATACTAAGCGCGGTGAAGCAGCGATTTGGCGTTCCGGTCATTACGGACGTGCACGAAGTCGCGCAGGCGCGCCCGGTTGCCGACGTCGCCGACGTGCTCCAGGTGCCGGCGTTTCTTGCCCGTCAAACGGATCTGGTGGTGGCGATTGCGGGCACCGGTAAGCCGGTCAATGTGAAGAAGCCGCAGTTCATGAGTCCGTCGCAGATCAAACACGTGGTGGCGAAATGCAATGAGGCTGGCAATCGCCAGGTGATTCTGTGCGAGCGTGGCAGTTCGTTTGGCTACGACAACCTCGTCGTGGATATGCTGGGGTTCCGCGAGATGCGCGACGCGAGCGACAACTGCCCGGTGATATTCGACGTCACGCACAGTCTGCAACGCCGCGATCCCGCGAGCGAAGCATCCGGCGGCCGTCGCCGCCAGGTGGTCGACCTCGCTCGCGCCGGGATGGCAGTGGGGCTGGCCGGGCTCTTCCTCGAGGCTCACCCGGACCCTGATCGTGCGCGCTGTGACGGTCCAAGCGCATTGCCGCTTCATCTGCTCGAAGCTTTCCTATCGCAGATCAAGGCGATCGACGATCTCGTGAAAAGCCAACCGGTGCTGGATATCCAATGA
- the alr gene encoding alanine racemase, protein MPRPIVAQIHPDAVAHNLSVVKQRAPRSRVWAVVKANAYGHGIERIFPALASADGIALLDLDEAVRVRELGWTRPVLLLEGIFRPDDVQIAQQFDLSIAVHCREQLDLLRLSSSGKRVNVNLKMNSGMNRLGFRPDAYRAAWDEAKSIPGIADITLMSHFANADEGDVAWQMDRFDAVTQDIPGQRSLANSAAVLWHPQAHRDWVRPGVVLYGGSPTGQSRHIDDVGLRASMSFRSEVIGVQSLSAQETVGYGRAFAANREMRIGVVACGYADGYPRHASTGTPIAVDGVMTQVVGRVSMDMLTVDLSPCPHAQIGSKVELWGDQVRIDEVAHASGTIGYELMCALAKRVPVEVV, encoded by the coding sequence ATGCCACGCCCCATCGTTGCGCAGATTCATCCCGACGCAGTTGCCCATAATCTCTCCGTCGTCAAACAGCGGGCACCTCGATCACGGGTTTGGGCCGTGGTCAAAGCCAACGCATACGGACACGGCATCGAGCGCATTTTCCCGGCGCTCGCGAGTGCCGACGGCATCGCGCTACTCGATCTCGACGAAGCGGTCCGCGTGCGCGAGTTGGGTTGGACCAGGCCGGTGCTTCTTCTGGAAGGTATCTTCCGGCCGGATGATGTGCAGATCGCTCAACAGTTCGATCTTTCCATAGCCGTGCATTGCCGTGAGCAACTCGATCTGTTGCGCCTGTCGTCGTCGGGCAAGCGCGTCAACGTGAATCTGAAAATGAACTCCGGCATGAATCGCCTCGGCTTCCGGCCCGACGCATACCGCGCCGCGTGGGACGAAGCGAAATCGATTCCGGGTATCGCGGACATCACGCTGATGAGCCATTTCGCGAATGCGGACGAAGGCGACGTTGCATGGCAGATGGATCGTTTCGATGCGGTGACTCAAGACATACCGGGTCAACGAAGTCTCGCGAATTCCGCAGCCGTTCTGTGGCATCCCCAGGCGCATCGCGACTGGGTGCGCCCGGGTGTCGTGCTCTACGGCGGTTCGCCCACCGGTCAGTCGCGCCACATCGACGACGTGGGCTTGCGCGCTTCAATGTCGTTCAGAAGCGAAGTGATCGGCGTGCAGTCGTTGTCGGCGCAGGAAACAGTCGGCTATGGTCGCGCCTTCGCCGCGAATCGTGAAATGCGCATTGGCGTGGTTGCCTGCGGCTATGCGGACGGTTATCCCCGGCACGCATCCACGGGTACGCCCATCGCGGTCGATGGCGTGATGACGCAAGTGGTGGGCCGTGTTTCGATGGACATGCTGACCGTCGACCTGTCGCCTTGCCCGCATGCGCAGATCGGTTCAAAAGTCGAGCTATGGGGTGACCAGGTCAGGATCGACGAGGTCGCCCACGCTTCGGGAACGATCGGATATGAACTGATGTGCGCGTTGGCAAAACGGGTGCCGGTGGAAGTCGTTTGA
- a CDS encoding putative bifunctional diguanylate cyclase/phosphodiesterase has protein sequence MAFSEPRSPFFKWVVSSAQNLSADNRQILLANLFTRTASIVFASICEISVCATAYYLYPTALYAAWGCAVVALLIARLTLIWLSDRRSARNLPTPTSAFLLASLLWAVVFGIGTFLCNISGDQTLFLLGNVCAVGVIGGLAGRNAGTPRLVLLQISFILGLLACGAALSPGSGKLVLLFQAPFCAAGFFTVALRSNRDIVALLLARESSHRLAHHDSLTGLPNRARINELLLERTAAGSLRQDYRFAVLLIDLDGFKAINDSLGHAAGDQILQEAAIRLREVLAAGGLVGRQAGDEFVAITDGTASTRDVDLLADRIVKTLARPFALTEALVHIGASVGVSLYPEHATTGPQLLICADRALYAVKRSGKSAFAIFDAVRHASDESLSLLRSDLEGAMQSYRDLRMEYQPIVDLSDDTISGREALLRWTHPTRGELSPSAFIPTAERTGLILALGEWALLQSCTEAATWRDAVSVAVNVSPVQLREESFASTVAAILGKTGLAPARLNIEVTETVLLSDDSVTRQNVEKLRALGIGLALDDFGTGFSTMSTLVRFSFDKLKIDSSFVKESVHRRESAAVVRGIVALAREIGMPTTAEGIETQEQLNFVRVCGCTHAQGFLLGKSVRGEEIPQLEKNLAAHSADKV, from the coding sequence ATGGCTTTCAGCGAACCAAGGTCTCCATTTTTTAAATGGGTAGTGTCCTCCGCTCAGAATCTGAGCGCTGACAATCGGCAAATATTGCTTGCCAATCTGTTCACTCGAACCGCGTCGATTGTATTTGCTTCGATTTGCGAAATCAGTGTTTGCGCGACCGCCTACTACCTGTATCCAACGGCCCTTTACGCGGCGTGGGGCTGCGCCGTGGTCGCGTTGCTGATTGCGCGTCTCACGCTGATCTGGCTATCCGACCGGCGCAGCGCCCGCAATCTGCCGACTCCTACCTCAGCCTTTCTCCTCGCGAGCCTGCTCTGGGCTGTCGTATTCGGCATTGGCACGTTTTTGTGCAATATCAGCGGAGACCAGACGCTTTTTCTGCTCGGCAACGTTTGCGCGGTGGGTGTGATCGGCGGACTGGCCGGACGCAACGCGGGCACGCCCCGGCTCGTGCTTCTGCAGATTTCGTTCATTCTCGGGCTATTGGCTTGCGGGGCGGCGCTTTCTCCCGGTTCCGGCAAGCTCGTGCTGCTGTTCCAGGCGCCGTTTTGCGCCGCAGGTTTTTTTACTGTGGCGTTGCGCAGCAATCGCGACATCGTTGCGCTACTGCTGGCGCGCGAAAGCAGTCACCGGCTCGCCCACCATGACAGTCTCACCGGCCTGCCCAATCGCGCGCGCATTAACGAGCTTCTGCTGGAGCGCACCGCGGCAGGCTCGTTGCGGCAGGACTATCGATTCGCGGTTCTGCTGATCGACCTCGACGGTTTCAAGGCGATCAATGACAGCCTGGGCCACGCCGCCGGCGATCAGATTCTTCAGGAAGCCGCGATTCGATTGCGCGAAGTGCTGGCGGCCGGCGGCCTGGTCGGACGCCAGGCGGGCGACGAGTTTGTCGCCATTACCGACGGCACGGCGTCGACCCGCGACGTCGATTTGCTGGCGGACCGCATCGTCAAAACACTCGCGCGTCCTTTCGCACTGACCGAGGCATTGGTGCACATCGGCGCCAGCGTGGGCGTCTCGCTCTATCCGGAGCACGCAACCACCGGGCCGCAATTGCTCATCTGCGCGGACCGCGCGTTGTACGCAGTCAAGCGCAGCGGCAAGAGCGCCTTCGCGATCTTCGATGCGGTTAGACACGCCTCCGACGAAAGTTTGAGCTTGCTGCGCAGCGACCTGGAAGGCGCGATGCAGTCTTATCGCGATCTGCGCATGGAGTACCAGCCGATTGTCGATCTCAGCGACGACACGATTTCCGGCCGCGAGGCGCTGCTGCGCTGGACCCACCCGACCCGCGGCGAGCTTTCTCCTTCAGCCTTCATTCCCACTGCCGAACGTACCGGCCTCATCCTCGCACTCGGCGAGTGGGCCTTGCTGCAATCCTGCACGGAAGCGGCCACCTGGCGCGATGCGGTGAGCGTCGCGGTGAATGTTTCGCCGGTGCAGTTGCGGGAGGAGTCGTTTGCGTCGACTGTCGCCGCGATTCTTGGCAAGACGGGATTGGCGCCGGCACGTCTGAATATCGAAGTCACGGAAACGGTGTTGTTGAGCGACGATAGCGTCACCCGGCAAAATGTCGAGAAGCTGCGTGCGTTGGGAATCGGCCTCGCGCTCGACGATTTCGGCACGGGTTTTTCAACCATGTCGACACTCGTGCGTTTCTCATTCGACAAGCTCAAGATCGACAGTTCGTTCGTCAAGGAGTCCGTACATCGGCGCGAATCCGCGGCTGTGGTTCGCGGGATTGTGGCTTTGGCACGGGAAATCGGCATGCCGACCACGGCGGAAGGCATCGAGACGCAGGAACAGCTGAATTTTGTGCGGGTTTGCGGATGCACGCATGCCCAGGGTTTTCTTCTCGGCAAATCGGTCCGGGGTGAGGAGATCCCGCAGCTCGAAAAGAACCTTGCCGCGCATTCCGCCGATAAGGTGTGA
- a CDS encoding ABC transporter ATP-binding protein: MSAAPILQVEEIAVTYSQLIAALRGVSLTVPTGAIVALLGGNGAGKTTTLKAVSNLIRAQRGELTSGRIAYRGDAITDVDPWTLAERGLVQVLEGRRCFAHLSVEENLRLGAFVRRPPRAHLEAELERIYGIFPRLKERRKTLAGYTSGGEQQMVAIGRALMARPSLVLLDEPSMGLAPQVVEEIFETVAALNRDDDVSFLLAEQNAALALRYAQSGYVLEGGRVVAHGKADVLLELDVLRDAYLGSGERSAQVTGGPRRGSRYALAQ, translated from the coding sequence ATGAGCGCCGCCCCGATCCTGCAGGTCGAAGAGATCGCCGTGACGTATAGCCAGCTCATTGCGGCACTGCGCGGCGTCTCACTGACGGTGCCCACCGGCGCCATCGTTGCCCTGCTGGGCGGCAATGGCGCGGGCAAGACGACCACGCTGAAAGCCGTCTCGAACCTGATCCGTGCCCAACGGGGCGAGCTGACGTCGGGCCGCATCGCCTATCGCGGCGACGCGATTACCGACGTGGACCCATGGACACTCGCCGAACGCGGGCTCGTGCAGGTGCTGGAGGGGCGGCGTTGTTTCGCCCATCTATCGGTCGAGGAGAATCTGCGGCTCGGCGCCTTTGTACGAAGACCCCCGCGTGCCCATCTCGAGGCGGAGCTCGAACGCATCTATGGGATCTTTCCGCGGCTCAAGGAGCGCCGTAAGACGCTGGCAGGCTATACGTCGGGGGGAGAACAGCAGATGGTTGCGATCGGCCGCGCGTTGATGGCGCGGCCCTCGCTGGTGTTGCTCGACGAACCTTCGATGGGCCTCGCTCCGCAAGTCGTCGAGGAAATCTTCGAGACGGTGGCGGCGCTCAATCGCGACGACGATGTCAGTTTTTTGCTGGCGGAACAGAATGCGGCGCTCGCGCTGCGCTATGCGCAGTCCGGCTATGTGCTCGAAGGCGGTCGCGTGGTCGCGCATGGGAAAGCGGACGTTCTGCTGGAACTGGATGTATTGCGCGATGCCTATCTGGGGAGCGGCGAACGGTCTGCACAAGTCACGGGCGGCCCGCGCAGAGGCTCCCGTTACGCGCTTGCTCAGTGA
- a CDS encoding ABC transporter substrate-binding protein: protein MNFIDSFKRRGTVSRAAVAASLMLALTAAFVPTVQAAGEEYFPLQSYRVGPYAAGGSGFFGGFIDYMNLINKRDGGVNGVKLTWSECETEYVVEKGVECYERLKGGLNGAPAAATNPLSVGIAYATLDRSTADKIPLVTINHGRTDSTDGAVFPYVFPLQLNPYSEVSAIVNYIGQQSGGLNQLKGKKIVVLYHGSPYGRETIPVLDTLAKKYGFELTQIEVPHPGNEQGSQWLTIHRINPDWVILRGWGVMNPVALKSAQKVGFPANHIIGNIWSNSEEDARPAGDAAKGFISITTHPSGTDFPVLQAINQYVIKPGNGNLKDPARFGTVYYNLGVVNGILNVEALRVAQARYGNKPLTGEQVRWGFEHLNLDDARLKQLGAYGLVQPLKLSCSDHEGGGAVRFQQWDGQQWKVISGWVQADRALLRPIIEKSANAYAKEKGITPRDCSKDL, encoded by the coding sequence ATGAATTTCATCGACTCCTTCAAAAGGCGTGGGACAGTCTCGCGCGCCGCCGTTGCCGCGAGCCTGATGCTTGCGCTCACCGCCGCGTTTGTGCCCACCGTGCAAGCCGCCGGCGAAGAATACTTCCCGTTGCAAAGCTATCGCGTCGGACCGTATGCCGCCGGCGGCAGCGGGTTCTTCGGTGGGTTCATCGACTATATGAACCTCATTAACAAGCGCGATGGCGGCGTGAATGGGGTCAAGCTGACGTGGAGCGAATGCGAAACCGAATACGTGGTGGAGAAAGGCGTGGAGTGCTACGAGCGGCTCAAAGGCGGCCTGAACGGCGCACCGGCTGCGGCCACCAATCCGCTCTCGGTCGGCATCGCCTACGCGACGCTCGACCGCTCGACTGCCGACAAGATTCCGCTCGTCACGATCAATCACGGCCGCACGGATTCCACCGACGGCGCGGTATTCCCGTACGTCTTTCCGCTCCAGCTCAATCCGTATAGCGAAGTCTCGGCAATCGTCAATTACATCGGTCAGCAATCAGGCGGGTTGAACCAGCTCAAGGGCAAGAAGATCGTGGTGCTCTATCACGGCTCGCCTTATGGCCGCGAGACGATTCCGGTGCTCGACACACTCGCTAAAAAGTACGGCTTCGAACTCACGCAGATCGAAGTCCCGCATCCGGGTAACGAGCAGGGCTCGCAGTGGCTCACCATCCACCGGATCAATCCGGACTGGGTGATTCTGCGCGGCTGGGGCGTGATGAATCCGGTCGCGTTGAAGTCGGCGCAGAAGGTCGGCTTCCCGGCGAATCACATCATCGGCAACATCTGGAGCAATTCGGAAGAGGACGCGCGCCCGGCCGGCGACGCCGCCAAGGGCTTCATTTCGATCACCACGCACCCGTCGGGCACCGATTTCCCGGTGCTTCAGGCGATCAATCAGTATGTGATCAAACCTGGCAACGGCAACCTGAAGGATCCTGCGCGCTTCGGTACCGTGTACTACAACCTCGGCGTGGTCAACGGCATTCTCAATGTCGAAGCGTTGCGCGTCGCGCAGGCCAGGTATGGCAATAAACCGCTAACTGGCGAACAGGTGCGCTGGGGTTTCGAGCATTTGAATCTCGACGACGCGCGTCTTAAGCAGCTCGGCGCGTACGGCCTGGTTCAGCCGCTGAAACTGTCGTGCTCCGATCACGAGGGTGGCGGCGCCGTGCGCTTCCAGCAATGGGACGGCCAGCAATGGAAGGTGATCAGCGGCTGGGTCCAGGCGGATCGTGCGCTGCTGCGACCGATCATCGAGAAGTCGGCCAATGCGTACGCCAAGGAGAAGGGCATTACACCGCGCGATTGCAGCAAGGACCTCTGA
- a CDS encoding branched-chain amino acid ABC transporter permease: MSSARATLNAPRKFKPHSLRLPLLKSLLTALLVLIAFIAVPLFGNDYWLNAILIPFLVLSLAGLGLNLVTGYAGQLSLGSAAFMSVGAYATYNLMVRVPGLPLIVDLLLGGLITAAVGAVFGLPSLRIKGFYLIVSTLAAQFFVEWIFTRVSWFSNDDTSGVLSAPRLTAFGWKIDTPAARYLLVLGVTTVLFIFAGRLVRSELGRRWMAVRDMDTAARVIGIPAGRTKLLAFALSSFVIGIAGALWAFAYLGTVEPHGFDLNLSFQVLFIIIIGGMGSIGGNFLGAAFIVLLPILLSNAAGTLASVGIEAGQLQNLQKILFGTLIIVFLIKEPDGLARLVQTAQNRLRDWPLRA, from the coding sequence ATGTCATCCGCTCGCGCCACCCTGAACGCACCACGCAAGTTCAAGCCACACTCGCTGCGATTGCCGCTGCTGAAGTCATTGCTCACAGCCTTGCTCGTACTGATCGCGTTCATCGCCGTGCCGCTCTTCGGCAACGATTACTGGCTCAATGCCATTCTGATTCCGTTCCTCGTGCTGTCTCTCGCGGGGCTCGGCCTGAACCTGGTCACCGGCTACGCGGGCCAGCTCTCGCTCGGCTCCGCGGCGTTCATGTCGGTTGGCGCGTATGCCACCTACAACCTGATGGTGCGGGTGCCCGGCCTGCCGCTGATCGTCGATCTGTTGCTGGGTGGACTGATCACCGCCGCGGTCGGCGCCGTGTTCGGTTTGCCGAGTCTGCGTATCAAGGGCTTCTATCTGATCGTCTCGACATTGGCCGCACAGTTCTTTGTCGAATGGATTTTTACGCGGGTTAGCTGGTTTTCCAATGACGACACCTCAGGCGTACTCAGCGCGCCGCGCCTCACCGCGTTCGGCTGGAAAATCGACACGCCGGCCGCCCGCTATCTGCTCGTGCTGGGCGTCACCACCGTCCTGTTTATTTTTGCGGGCCGCCTCGTGCGCAGCGAACTCGGCCGCCGCTGGATGGCGGTGCGCGACATGGACACCGCAGCGCGCGTGATCGGCATTCCGGCCGGCCGCACCAAGTTGCTCGCCTTCGCGCTGAGTTCATTCGTGATCGGCATTGCCGGTGCGTTGTGGGCATTTGCCTATCTCGGTACGGTCGAGCCCCACGGCTTCGATCTCAATCTGTCGTTTCAGGTGTTGTTCATCATCATCATCGGCGGCATGGGGAGTATCGGCGGGAATTTTCTTGGCGCGGCGTTCATCGTGCTGTTGCCCATTCTTCTCTCGAACGCGGCAGGCACGCTCGCCAGCGTCGGCATCGAAGCCGGTCAGTTGCAGAACCTGCAGAAGATCCTCTTCGGCACGTTGATCATCGTTTTTCTCATCAAGGAACCAGACGGGCTCGCAAGACTGGTTCAGACCGCGCAGAACCGTCTGCGCGACTGGCCGCTGCGCGCATGA
- a CDS encoding branched-chain amino acid ABC transporter permease, protein MGFFLEVLVGGLLAGVMYSMVAIGFVLIYKASGVFNFAQGSMVLFGALTYVSLVERHVNPVLAFGATLAALVLIALLIGRLVLRPLVNRPPIVLFMATLGLSFILEGAAQLFWGAQVHGLDLGIDDKPLNVAGVMISQFDIFAAATAGVLVIGLSLLTNRTRLGLSLRAVADDPLAALAIGVRLPRVWAIVWALAGFVSLVAGLLWGARLGVQFSLSLVVLKALPVLIIGGFSSIGGAIVGGLLIGASEKLAEVYVGSLLGGGIENWFPYLLAMLFLLARPVGLFGEPAVERV, encoded by the coding sequence ATGGGATTTTTTCTCGAGGTACTCGTCGGCGGCTTACTGGCCGGCGTGATGTATTCGATGGTCGCGATCGGCTTCGTACTGATCTACAAAGCCTCCGGCGTCTTCAACTTCGCACAGGGTTCGATGGTGCTGTTCGGCGCGCTCACGTATGTAAGCCTCGTCGAACGGCATGTGAACCCCGTGCTTGCATTCGGCGCGACGCTAGCGGCACTGGTGTTGATTGCGTTGCTGATCGGCCGGCTGGTGTTGCGGCCGTTGGTGAACCGGCCGCCCATTGTCCTGTTCATGGCGACACTCGGCCTGAGTTTCATTCTCGAAGGCGCAGCGCAGTTGTTCTGGGGCGCGCAGGTGCACGGTCTGGATCTCGGCATCGACGACAAGCCGCTCAACGTGGCCGGCGTCATGATCAGCCAGTTCGACATCTTTGCCGCCGCGACCGCCGGCGTGCTGGTGATCGGCCTGTCGCTGCTGACCAATCGCACGCGGCTCGGTTTGTCGCTGCGTGCGGTCGCCGACGATCCGCTCGCGGCGCTCGCCATCGGCGTGCGGCTGCCGCGCGTATGGGCGATCGTCTGGGCGTTGGCCGGCTTTGTCAGCCTCGTGGCGGGGCTGCTGTGGGGCGCACGGCTCGGCGTGCAGTTCTCGCTTTCGCTGGTGGTGTTGAAGGCGCTGCCGGTGCTGATTATCGGTGGGTTCTCGTCGATTGGCGGAGCGATCGTGGGAGGCCTGCTGATCGGCGCATCGGAGAAACTTGCCGAGGTCTATGTCGGCAGCCTGCTGGGCGGCGGCATAGAAAACTGGTTCCCCTATCTGCTCGCGATGCTATTCCTGCTCGCGCGCCCTGTCGGCCTGTTCGGCGAACCCGCCGTCGAACGCGTGTGA
- a CDS encoding ABC transporter ATP-binding protein encodes MTSSATALLSLDHISLSFKGVKAVTDISFAVRKGEICALIGPNGAGKSSLLNVINGVYQPQQGRVLFDGHAYRRMNPYHAAHRGIARTFQNIALFRRMSVLDNVLTGRNLHRRSTWLEQTLNVGRARSDETTQRHHAEVVIEALDLQRYRHSTVGTLPYGVQKRVELARALAAEPRLLLLDEPMAGMNADEKHAMAGYVLDANTQFGVTVVLIEHDIGVVMDLSDHVVVLDYGKKIADGAPADVRTNPDVLAAYLGTRH; translated from the coding sequence ATGACTTCGTCCGCAACCGCCCTGCTCTCGCTCGATCATATTTCGCTGTCGTTCAAAGGCGTGAAAGCTGTCACCGATATCAGTTTCGCTGTGCGCAAGGGTGAAATCTGCGCGCTGATCGGCCCGAACGGCGCGGGCAAAAGTTCGCTGCTCAACGTGATCAACGGCGTCTATCAACCGCAGCAAGGCCGTGTGCTGTTCGACGGCCACGCCTATCGGCGCATGAATCCGTATCACGCCGCGCACCGTGGCATTGCCCGCACGTTTCAGAACATTGCGTTGTTTCGCCGGATGAGCGTGCTGGACAACGTCCTCACCGGGCGCAATCTGCACCGGCGCAGCACGTGGCTCGAGCAGACCTTGAACGTCGGCCGCGCGCGCAGCGATGAGACCACGCAGCGCCACCATGCGGAGGTCGTGATCGAAGCACTGGACTTGCAGCGCTATCGGCATAGCACCGTCGGCACCTTGCCGTACGGCGTTCAGAAACGCGTCGAATTGGCCCGCGCCCTCGCCGCCGAGCCACGCCTCCTGCTACTCGACGAACCGATGGCCGGCATGAACGCGGACGAAAAACACGCCATGGCCGGCTATGTGCTCGACGCCAACACGCAGTTCGGCGTGACCGTCGTACTCATCGAACACGACATCGGCGTGGTGATGGACCTGTCGGATCACGTCGTGGTGCTCGACTACGGCAAGAAAATCGCCGACGGCGCCCCTGCCGACGTGCGCACCAACCCGGACGTGCTGGCCGCCTATCTCGGCACCCGTCACTGA
- a CDS encoding AMP-binding protein, translating into MTNAQPSTLPDWLRHQAQHRPHAVALRHKRLGAWHALSWQDVATAVEHLAAGLAQHGFAAGDALLLVSHPREEALLLSLAAQWNGGVAIPLDPQLAGDTLRPVLAQIAPRFAFAEDDSQVDRLLAHEGLRVVDANPRNLAPHPHPVVIGYRTLAVQREGGFASVAQPHDDAFAFVRLDADGHLVEQRLPHARLVREAQQLAATEKLSPYDEAFAARAFAAASQARYLIAPWVSSGFRLNFPESLATRDNDRRELAPTLVAGTRETYARVAQLVDDRLPAARSWRRRLISRAQRRQGGPLVRALSWWLIARPLRAVIGFSRTHAALVIGPPLDEKTAALFEALRVDVRAWPDAGDWRRVEPRRQAAAPQRHAADSGLQDPTQESAQQPAY; encoded by the coding sequence ATGACAAACGCACAGCCGTCGACGTTACCGGACTGGCTGCGCCATCAGGCGCAGCACCGGCCGCACGCCGTCGCACTGCGGCACAAGCGGCTGGGCGCATGGCATGCGTTGTCGTGGCAAGACGTCGCCACCGCGGTCGAACATCTGGCCGCCGGTCTCGCGCAACACGGCTTTGCGGCCGGCGACGCACTGCTGCTGGTCAGCCACCCACGCGAGGAGGCGTTGCTGCTGTCACTCGCGGCGCAGTGGAACGGCGGCGTCGCGATACCGCTCGATCCGCAACTCGCCGGCGACACGTTGCGCCCGGTGCTTGCGCAGATCGCCCCGCGCTTCGCGTTCGCCGAAGACGACAGTCAGGTGGATCGGTTGCTGGCCCATGAAGGCTTGCGCGTGGTCGACGCCAATCCGCGCAATCTGGCGCCGCATCCGCATCCGGTTGTGATTGGCTATCGCACGTTGGCCGTTCAACGCGAAGGCGGTTTTGCGTCCGTCGCCCAACCCCACGACGACGCGTTCGCCTTCGTGCGCCTCGATGCCGATGGGCACCTCGTCGAGCAGCGTCTCCCACATGCAAGGCTGGTGCGCGAAGCACAGCAACTCGCAGCCACCGAGAAACTGAGCCCGTACGATGAAGCGTTTGCCGCACGTGCTTTCGCCGCCGCCTCGCAGGCGCGCTACCTGATTGCACCCTGGGTGTCGAGCGGCTTTCGCCTGAATTTTCCGGAGTCGCTCGCGACCCGCGACAACGATCGCCGCGAACTCGCGCCCACGCTCGTGGCCGGCACGCGCGAAACCTATGCCCGCGTGGCGCAACTCGTCGACGACCGCTTGCCCGCCGCGCGCTCATGGCGACGGCGCCTGATCAGCCGCGCGCAACGCAGACAGGGTGGGCCGCTCGTTCGTGCCTTGAGCTGGTGGCTCATTGCGCGTCCGCTGCGCGCGGTGATCGGTTTTTCGCGTACCCATGCCGCGCTCGTCATCGGGCCGCCGCTCGACGAGAAAACCGCCGCGCTATTCGAAGCCTTACGCGTCGATGTGCGCGCGTGGCCCGATGCCGGCGACTGGCGTCGCGTCGAACCCAGGCGTCAGGCGGCGGCGCCACAACGCCATGCGGCGGACAGCGGATTGCAAGATCCGACCCAAGAGTCGGCCCAACAGCCGGCCTATTGA